Part of the Allofrancisella guangzhouensis genome is shown below.
AGAGATGTTTTAAACATAGCATTCAACATACTATCAATCATTCCAGCTGTTAACATCATTATAAACATACAATAGTAAGGATTTACACATATCTCTATACGCTCTCTAAATAAATTTTTAATAGCATTAAAAATAACTATAATAGCCACTATAAATGCTGGTATCCCCCACTGTGACCAAATCTCTAATAGTAAATTATGTGGATAACCAGCAAAATCATATTTAGTGATAGCTATATAGTTCCACTGACCTATTCCCGTAAAAGGGTGTTCAAGACCTATCTTAAAGGCTTCTATCCAGACTGACATACGTCCACTCGTGTCATATCTAAAAATAGTTGAAACCTCCTGATTTGGGACTGCCATAATGTAGTTAATGTATACAAAATTAATAACGATTGCTATAACTATAGTTACAGTAAAAATTTTCAAAATCAACTTAAACATTTTACGATTATATAATGCAAGTAACGGAAGTATAATTATGTATTCAGCGACGACTGTCCTAAAAGCATGATTAATAAGCACAAACCAAACCATAACCAAAGCTACTAAAGAACCTAATCTAAATATTGGTCTTAAGTTAACAAACCAAGGCAGTAATAACAAAGGAATAAACCAACTAAAATAGTTATCTAAAAATCGAGGGTTCAAACAATTATATGTATATAATAAAACTTTCTGAATGTTACCAGCTATTACTTGACCATAAATAGAAAAATTAGACAAAAGTAAATGTAAAAATAAACTACCACCAAAAAATATTAGAGACAACAAAACTATTGTGTAAATTTTTTTTATCGCAGCAAAATTTTGACTAGCATAGTGTGCAACGAACATTACGCAAATGAATTGTAAGAAAGTAACACTAATTCCCTTAAAAGCTATCGAGGGAGAGATAGCAAAAGATGATGAGATTAACCCAAATATGAAAAACAAGCCGATCGAGGTTTGAACCAATTTACTAAAGCTTTTAAAATAGTTTATTAGCTTAGCTAAAAGTTTCTTATTAAAGATGATTGCTATACTACAAATACATAAAGTATAGTAGAAAATAAGATACCTCACCTTAAATAAATAAAGGTTTTCTGAAAGAATGTCGTTTAAATAAATTGTCTTTCCACCTGATGAGGTTTTAATCAAATTTAGGGTACTATAAGGCATAAAAGGCATCAGGAAAACTATAAATAAAGATATACATAAAAAATAGAAAATTATATCTTGGTAGGTTATCTTTTTAAGAAAATTTAGCATTAGGTAATATTTCTTTATTGCTGGAAGAAACAGTTTAACATAAATAAAAGTCACAAGCTTCTATCTTTAAAAAACTGTAATACCAATTCCAACATAAATTGTTGCATTTATCACAAAGGAGTTTATGACTAATTTAAGTTTTTGATGTGCAGGCAATAGCAGTGGCTATTGGCAAATATTAAAGGATTAAATTAGGTATGAAATACAAAGTTAGAAAGTAATAATATGTGTAGGAATTGGTATTAGCCCCTAAATTTAGATTTTGATCTAAAAAAATATTTATAAACTCCAAATTCAAAGTGCAGAAAATCATTAATATAGAAAAAGAAGTATGAATATCATCCTATTACCACAGAAGCTTTAGCTAATTCCGAATTATCAGATTTATTTATCACTACAGCTTTCCAAGTACCTGCACATACTTTATCATCACTAAGAACACTTTGACTGTCAACAGTATAGTCTTCTGTTTCTTTAAATTTAGCAATAGGGAAAGATGTACTATAACAATCAGTATCTTTTGGTGCAAACCAAGTTAAATATACCGTGCCCTGAGGGGCTCCGTTCCAATTAGTAACCATACGAGCATCTATCTCATGCGTAGCTGGTTTATACTTAAGCTTTAGTGATGCTGTAGGAGTATCATAAGCCACAGCTTCACCATCTTGGTCTGGATTATCTAAAGTATCATCAGGATTCACTGACACAGCATCGTCATGACTATAAAGCTTATCTATAAAAGAATTATAAGTACTGCAACTCACTAAACCAATACCTACCAGACAAAATAACAGGATTTTCTTCATTCTTATCATATCCACTAATTTTTTAAAAGTTTAAGTTTCACTTCTTATTTTAGTCTCATATTATATTACAACAGTTACTAGATTAATAGACCTTATAATCTTTAAGTCTTTAAAAATTGTCATTAAAGCCAAAAACTAGGTTAATTAATTTAAAAAATTACTAAGAAAATATTTTCCAGAAAGAAACTAACTGATTGCTAAGATAAATAATGAACTACCAGAATTTATATTAGTTTATATAGTTATAGAATCTGTAGCAATTACATTCTTACCGTAAACAACATTTGCTGACCATGTACCTTTACAATAGTTTCCACCTTGCTTAGTTTCTACAGACGCCCAAGTTTTATCATTCTTCTCACCATATTTTGTAATAGGGAAACTAGTATCATAACAGCTAGTACCACTTGGAGCCTTCCATTGTAGCTTAACACTACCTTCTGGATTATTATTATAATTTGTAACTATAATTGCTACAATTTTACCTTGAGAGCTTTGTTTTAAGCTTACTTTTGCTGTAGGCGCCGCAGCTTTACTGCTTGAACTTACTTCTGTAGCTTTATCTTTATTTTGGCTATTAGTAGCGCCCAAATTATCTGATTCAAGTGTAGAACAACTTGCTAACGCCATAACTGATAGAGAAAAAACCCCTAACTTAACTACTTTTTTCATAATGTTTCTCCTTTGAGTATTACACTTACAATTTACATGTTACCAATTCAATTGTAACACTTATCTTTTTAAAAAAAAACAATTCTTTAAATAATTATACAGCTTACATTGCGGTTTTCATTAACAAGTAAATTATAAGTTTTACAAGCAGTGTCACTAGCCATAAAATCAATACTCTTACCTGCTTTAGCCAATTCATTTATAATTTCTACAGGAGGTAAAACTTGTTTATTACCTGTGCCTATAATAATAATTTCTGGGTTAGTTTTTAATATAATTTCTAAATGAGATTTATTGATATCTTTAACTGACACTATTTTTTCCTCATACCCTATCATCTCAGTAGAAGATAAAATCAAAGGAAAGTTATACTCTCCTATATTAAGCTTGAAACTCCCATTTACATACTCTTTGAAAAAAATTGGTGCTGTAATTTTATCTTCTTGTAAGCTCATCATAAATAAAACCTTGATATATACTAAGATAGACCCTATATAAAATTATAGCATAGATTAGTAGCCATAGTTAATCTGGTTTATCCCTGCTATTTTATGAGGTATAGGTTTATAAAATTAAAGCACTAGACCAAAACCTGAAATAGCAGTTTTTTTACATAAATCCGCCAGGGGTGATTAACTGGCAACATTTTGAGGTGATTATGAATTCAATACTAAAATATTCTGTCTTACCAGATTTAGCCGATTTTAAAGAAAATGAAGTAAAAACAGCCATAGATACAGTTATCGAAGAAGCTGAAAATAATCTAGAAAATGCCCTGAAAACCAAAAGTATAACCTGGGAAACCCTTTTAAAACTTGAAGAAGATAGTGAAAAAATCACTCAAGCCTTTTCAACTATTTCTCATATGAATGCTGTATGTAATACCAAAGAATTACGAGAAAGTTATG
Proteins encoded:
- a CDS encoding TUL4 family lipoprotein, encoding MKKILLFCLVGIGLVSCSTYNSFIDKLYSHDDAVSVNPDDTLDNPDQDGEAVAYDTPTASLKLKYKPATHEIDARMVTNWNGAPQGTVYLTWFAPKDTDCYSTSFPIAKFKETEDYTVDSQSVLSDDKVCAGTWKAVVINKSDNSELAKASVVIG
- a CDS encoding TUL4 family lipoprotein: MKKVVKLGVFSLSVMALASCSTLESDNLGATNSQNKDKATEVSSSSKAAAPTAKVSLKQSSQGKIVAIIVTNYNNNPEGSVKLQWKAPSGTSCYDTSFPITKYGEKNDKTWASVETKQGGNYCKGTWSANVVYGKNVIATDSITI
- a CDS encoding O-antigen ligase family protein, translating into MLNFLKKITYQDIIFYFLCISLFIVFLMPFMPYSTLNLIKTSSGGKTIYLNDILSENLYLFKVRYLIFYYTLCICSIAIIFNKKLLAKLINYFKSFSKLVQTSIGLFFIFGLISSSFAISPSIAFKGISVTFLQFICVMFVAHYASQNFAAIKKIYTIVLLSLIFFGGSLFLHLLLSNFSIYGQVIAGNIQKVLLYTYNCLNPRFLDNYFSWFIPLLLLPWFVNLRPIFRLGSLVALVMVWFVLINHAFRTVVAEYIIILPLLALYNRKMFKLILKIFTVTIVIAIVINFVYINYIMAVPNQEVSTIFRYDTSGRMSVWIEAFKIGLEHPFTGIGQWNYIAITKYDFAGYPHNLLLEIWSQWGIPAFIVAIIVIFNAIKNLFRERIEICVNPYYCMFIMMLTAGMIDSMLNAMFKTSLGLFGCVFVFGFCLSIFKPNVQQQSIEVSGLTFLITRLAVFGSLFCIVVLPLIFSPMWI
- a CDS encoding Mth938-like domain-containing protein, giving the protein MMSLQEDKITAPIFFKEYVNGSFKLNIGEYNFPLILSSTEMIGYEEKIVSVKDINKSHLEIILKTNPEIIIIGTGNKQVLPPVEIINELAKAGKSIDFMASDTACKTYNLLVNENRNVSCIII